The nucleotide sequence GGCTACCCTCCAAATACTTCCACTTCTTTATAAAAACAAAAACCTATCATATTGCTAGCAGTTTGATATTATGTAGATATATGTCGCTAAGCATACTGCAACGTCCTCTATTTTAACATATTCCATCATCTTGCAACACTAAGTTATATTAATACTCGGTTTTCCCTAAAGTCTTACAGGGTAATTTATATCGAGATTTGTTTTTTGTAATTGTTCAAGGTTTTTGTTCGATACTGGCACTTGGACAAATTAAGGTTTGAATCTCATCAACACTGATGCCCCATTAAATTATGATAGTTTATTAAAACGACATGGAGATTTTCTATGAAGCTTTCAAAATGGTCGTACACAAAGAGATATAATATCAAAGCACAATTTGACGTTTTTCCAAACTCAGTCGTCATATTCCGTCAAATCAAAGATTATTATTTTGTCTATACTGTTAATTGGTCATTCAGTGACCCGGTTGTTTCGAAAACCGTGCTGGAGGAAATGGAGCGGCTGTTGAATAAAGAGCTCGACACTCTCGAAAGCTACAGTCGGAGAAAGTTTTTCAAGAATGAGTCCGAATGACTTAAATTTTTTAATTTAGCCATTTACAATTCAGACTATTTACATTAAGTTGATTTTGGAAACAACAACTGCATAGATTTTTGCACTAGGAAGCCTTTGGCTGAGATGAACTTTGTTCTGCCCCTTATTACCCGATCTGGATAATACCAGCGAAGATTGCTTATTCCATCATGGCAGGTTATCAATTTCTCCCCTTGATAAAAGATGAATTCGAGATTATCAGAAGTGCCCATCGAATAAGAGGTGCGGGAAGAACAATAACTCTTCTGGATAAACTTAAGCAAATAAAGAATTATGCGATTCCTTTACTGGCAAGCGGAATCATGAAAGCAGAAAGAACAGCTGTTGCAATGGAGTCAAAAGGTTTCACAGGAGATAGGAATAGAGAGTTTCATAAAGTCATAACCGTATCAAAAAAGGGTTGGATACTGTTTTGCTTACTAGTCAGCATAGTTCTCGTAAGTGCTTTTACTTCACACAAGCTTGGATACCCGGCATTGTATATGGGTGAACGCTAAATAAAAACCAGCACCTGATAAAAACAGGCGCTGGGTTTACATTTATTTTTTGATTGTTAGCATTGCTTCCCAATCGATTGTACCATTTTTGACTTGCTCACGTTTTTCCTTATTCATGATGTCTGCCGGTCTCCCGCCTTTTGGCCAGTCGCCTTCATGCCCTTTAAATTCAGGACGGTCATGTGAAAGAATATAAGCTGCCAAATCGATTGCTTGCTGGTCGGATAAAGTTCCACCCTGAGCTTTAGGCATGTTCTTTTGAACGTATCCCGCCATTTTCGTCAATCTTGACATACCTGCACCGTCATTAAAAGAATTTTCTCCCCAAACTGCAGGTCCTGTGTTTGTTCCAGTACCAGAACCATCTGCTGCGTGGCAGCTCGCGCAAGATTGAGCGTAAAGCTTTTCACCATCCTCAACGCTAGGAACAGGATATTGCTTAGGCTCTTTAGGCGCTCTCCAAGACAGCTCTGCACCAGCCGGAACGCCTTCTGACATGTATTGCAAGTACGCGATCATAGCGCGCATTTCTTTACTGTCAGTTGGGAACATTTTTCCGTTCATACTTCGAATCATACACCCATTAATCCGGTCTTCAAGGGTATAGACCTCACCTTCCCGAGGCCTGTATTCTGGATAGACGGCAGAAAGTCCAATCATTGGTGCTTCATCTTTCACTGTGCCTCCATTAGCGTGGCAGCTTGCACATGAAAGATTATTGCCAACGTACTCATCGGCTACTGTATTTGTTTCCATGACTAGCTCATGGCCATATTTAATACTTTCCCCAAGAGGACCATCAGGTACGTCCTCCATGCTTGGCGGATTGAATTCAATTTCTTTGCTGGCACTCTCTGTTTGCGGCTGAGGCGCAGTTGCTGTTTCAACTGCTCCCAGGTCCTGGCTTATTTTCCAGCCAACGAATAATGAACCGAAGATTAAAAACCCAATAATTATCGCAAGACTGTTTTTCATAACATTTTCCTCCTTATGTAATTTCTTCAAATCTGCTAATCACTTTCTCTATACCTATTCTAGTATAGGTAACTCCACTATTTTTACCTTAAATATGTAGAAATAGTGAAAACTATAAGAATAGGAAAAAGGAGCTGGATTTCTCCAGCTCCTACTTTTCTTTTCCTAAATAATACAGGAACCACACAGCGTGGTTTTGTTCATCATAGGCTGCACGCCTGAAAATTTCCTTTATGACCTGATCTGCAGCTTCATCTGCCACTTCATGATAAAAATCAGTTGTTTTTTGTTCATCTTTGAAGGATGATTCAAGTCCTTCAATATACGTTTCCCCACATTCTTCAACCATCTGCGGGCGTGGCTGCTTTCCTGTTAAAGTTGTATAAATTTGTGAAAACTGCCGAAGATGCTTTTTTTCATCATTAAGTATTTCGTTGATCTGCTCCCGCTGTTCAGTATTCGGTGCCATACCTGCAAGCTTTGCATAGCATTGTGTGGCACTGTATTCGCCATTTATAGCTTTAATTAGGTCATTAACAAGCTTTTGGTTCTGTCTGTAATGGTCATAATATGGATACATGTCAAACCTCCCCAAACTATTTTGTATTAGTCTATGGGAGAGGAGAAAAGGGTGTTCTCGGTTCCGCTTATTTTGGATTAAGCCCCTCATATTCAACAAAAATACCCTTTAAATACTTCTTTTCTATTACCACTTTGATTCCGGATTCCTTCATGTAGCGACCTGTATCCCGGTTTAAATGACAGCCATCACACAGCCGTTTCCACGCGGGAGTCAGGACATCCTGCATGGCCGCAAGGGATTTCGACTCAGTTCTTACATGCTCGAAAAGGACAATTTTCCCGCCTTTTTTACATACTCTTCTCATTTCTTGAAAAACCTTTTGCGGCTCACTTACGGAACAAAGAACAAGCGTGGCCACAACAGTATCAAATTCTCCATCCTTGAATGGAAGTGTCTCTGCCCTTCCCTGATAGAACTCGACCGGCAGTTCGACTTCTTTCGCCCTGCGTTTTGCCTGATCAATCATATAGGGATTTGGTTCCAATGTAACCACCCGTTTCACCATTTCATTAGCATAATAAGGAAAATTCGCTCCTGTACCTGCACCAATTTCAAGAACATTCCCTTCTAGTCCAGAAACTATCTTTTTCCTGATCCGCGCTATCCACCTTTTCTCAAGAGGTCCCATGACCGTATCATATAAAACAGCAAACCATTTCCCCAAAATCAATACTCCTATCTGTTACGTTTTTCACCATTATAATAGAAAGGCCCTGCAGAAGCTATTGCTTAAGTCAGGACCTTTTTTATGGCAACACAGATTACCTGCTGCCTATTATTCGATTTTGGTTATTCAATCCTAAGTATGTTAGGGTTTTAAAACTACCTTGATACAATCATTTTTTCGGTCATTGAACATCTCATACCCTTTTGCTGCATCTTCAAGCGGAATTTTATGGGTGATGATATCAGTTGGGTCGAATTCACCGTTTGTGACCATTTCGAATAGTTGTGGCATATAGTGAATAACCGGAGCCTGTCCCATTTTCATGGTGATATTTCGTTCGAAGAATCGGCCAAGCGGGAACATATTGTACCTTAATCCATACACCCCGGTAATTTGTACGGTTCCGAATTTTCTTACAGCTGTATGGGCAATTTCCAGGGCGGAAAGCGTTCCTCCCTGCAGCTTCAGTTTCTGTTCCACTTTTTCCACAACAGACTTCTTTCCATCCATTCCTACACAATCTATTACCACATCCGCACCGCCGTCAGTCAAGTCTTGCAGGAATTTCCCTGGATCATCTTCCTGTGTAAAATCAAAAATTTCTACCTTATTGGTATTTTTAGCATGCATCAGCCTGTAGTCGAGGTGATCGACAGCGATGACTCGTTTTGCCCCTTTCATCCAGGCGAATTTTTGCGTCATCAATCCAATCGGCCCGCTCCCAAGAACAATTACTGTATCTCCCTTTTTTACCCCTGCGTGCTCTACACTCCACCATGCAGTTGGGATGACATCCGACAGGAATAATAGCGATTCATCTTCTAGCTCACATGATTCAGGTACGACAAATGACGTGAAATCAGCATATGGCACCTTTAAATATTCTGCCTGTCCACCAGGGTGGTTGCCATATTGTTCGGTGTACCCAAAATAACCCCCTGTATCCTTGTATTCATTCGTGTTATCACATTGGCTTTCCATCTGATTCTGGCAGTAAAAACATTCACCACATGAAACATTGAAAGGAATGACCACACGATCTCCTTTTTTTAAATTCTTAACGCCGGGACCTGCTTCTTCAACAATGCCCATTGGTTCATGTCCGATGATGTAGCCAGGTCTTAGTGGCATGTTGCCCTGATAAAGATGGAGATCGGACCCGCAAATAGCCGTAGAGGTGATTTTTATGATCATATCCTGTTCATGTTCTATTTTTGGTGCTTCTACATTTTTTACTTGTACGTCTTTAGAACCTTGATAAGTAACTGCTTTCATAAATTCGCCACCCCATTCCAATTAAGTACATTTTATGTTTCCCTCCAAGTCGTCAGAGAAAACACTTATGGAAGCTTTCCTATAATTTGCTTTGTACATAAATTACCCTTCAATAATGCAAGTTATAAAATGGAGGTGTTGAAAAATGGAGCCTAAACAGCCAGGAAATAAAAACCTTCCTGATTTCAAGGAAATGACAGACCGAGTTATCGCTGAACCGGCTAATGGACCCCAGCTGGTCATTAAAACAAATTTGGATCCGAGTGATGCAACCGATGATAATCCTTATTTCAAAAATGATCAAATTACTGATTCTGAACAATTCAAAGAATATTTCGAGGAGTAGACAATGGAAAAAACACAGGCTTACCTACGCGAAATCATTTCCAATTACACGGAAACCTATCCTCTTAGCAAGAAGATCTATGATCGCTTAGAACAAGGTGATTATCCAACTGAGGGGGACTTTGTCAGGGACCTAACCGCTGAAGAAATAGAATTTTTGAATAAAATTCTCCCTGACGCGATTGAATACGCAAAAAATGAATTAGACGAAACAAGAGCACAGCAATTAAATGAAGTATATGAATTGCTTTATTGAACATTGGAAGGGATAGCCCCTTCCACTCTCAAAAAAAAATCTATAAAAATAAACAAAAAAACAGCAGTAAATCTGCTGTTTTTAACTATTTACTGAAGCTGCATGCTCTTCGACGGGCTCTTCACCCATCTTATCCTTGTGGTATATTGCATTGATTTCTCCTCCAAGAACAAGGGCAAGTCCGGTCAGGAACAACCAGAGCATCAAGACGATGACACCACCGATGCTTCCATAGGTAGCTGAATAGTTTCCGAAATTGCTAACGTAAAAAGAAAATCCCAGGGAAATCAGCTGCCAGACTACTGTCGCGAAAACCGCACCTGGTATTACGTGCTTGAATGGATAATGTTTATTTGGAGCTACTCGATATAAACCTGCCAAAACTGCTGCCATAACAACAATCGCTACAACCCATCTTACAATGTTGAAAACAATATCAAATGGCTCTGGAATTTGGATGATTGATTGGACTGTATCCAATATGACTCTTCCGAATACTGGCAAGAGGAGTGCCACAACAAATGCCAAGATCAGCCCGAATGTCAGCATAATAGATACAAGTCTTGCCTTAATGAAAGATCTCGTTTCCTTTACATCAAACGCAATATTCATCGCTCTAATAAAAGCGTTCATGCCACTCGACGCTGACCATATCGTACCTATGATACCAAAGGTTAGTAGTCCGCCGTTTCGTTCACTTACCAATTTGACAACATTATCCCTTAATAATTCAGCTGATTGTGAGGGCAATAATTTATTTACAACATTTATCGCCTTCTGCGGATCGATATTTAAGTATGGGACAATTGCTATCAACAGAATCAGCAATGGAAACAACGAAAGCATATAATAATACGCCTGTTGAGCAGCCAATCCCGTTGCCCGGTCTTTTTTCAGCTCCCCTAGCAGGCTTTTTGCATAGTACTTAAGCTTCTCTTTCAATTATGACTCACCTCTCATTGACATTTAAGTATGCTTGTCTTTTCCCCGTCATGTGAGGTTTTAATCATGACAAAAAATCCTATATATAATGCAAAGAAAAAAAGCGCCAGCCCCGACAAGCGCTGCCCGCCTTTTAGCGCCACGTCCTCCCAAAAGCTACCGCTTTCGGTCGTGCGATGAATCGCTTCGAAGCCTTCCTTGTCCTGTGGCTGGCGGGGCTAGCACATCGTGTGCCACGGAGGGCCGGCCGGTGACGTCGTTCTTCGACTTCATTGGGCGGACCGAAATCGAAAAGTATAGCCGACTGACCAGAAACGCAGAAACTGGAGACTCCGACAAAGAAGCGCTTTTTGCTTCTCCCGCGGAGTTGAAGTTTCGAAGTTTCTAGGAGGCGACACTAGACAAGCGTCTCGAGGAGTTTGGAGCCCGCAGCTAGACAAGCAACTAGAGGGGCTAGACGCTAGAGCTAGATTAAGTAAACTACATGTAGTTATCCACAACTAAATAGATTTTATAATTTCCTAAAAGACAAAAAAGACCATCGCTGGTCTTTTTCACAAATCTACTTATCGTCATCTACATATGGGTCATGTTCGTAAGCAGGAAGGTCGCCAAAGGTTGTCATAATTCCCTCTTCATCCAGCTCGTTTTCGTATTTCTCATGTTGCTTATTTGGGTAAACGGTAACTTCCTTGCCGGTAATATCGTTTCCAACAAAATTCTCAAAATCCTCAACATAGCCTACATTTTCTTCTGACTCAATATAAGTGTCGTTATAGTGATCCTTGGGCGTCATAAAATCAGATGGAGTTTCTGACGTTCCCCAGCTAGAAACCTCTTGCCAGGAATCTTCTGCGTCATAGGCGACATTTTCATCCTTGTTGTCCAAATCAAATTTTCCAAAAGGCGGCATGAGCACCCCTTCTTCTATAGGTCGGTTATGGGAAACAGTCCGTTCTGGCGTATGTTCAATACAAAATGTCGTTTCTGGTACAGCCTGAAGACGCTCATATGGAATTTCACGCTCGCAAACCTCGCACTTTCCATATGTTCCTTTTTCAATGGCCTGAATGGCTTTATCTATACTCTGGATTTGATATTCTACATGATCGTTCAGTGCAATATCTTTCTCCCTTTCATATAACTCAGTTCCTTCATCCCCTGGATGGTTATCATAGCTCGAAAGCTCGCCAGTTGACTCGTGAGCATGTCCACTTGTTAAATCAAAATGGTCATTCGCGTCCAGGTGGGACTCCAAGTTTTTTTTATTTTTGAGAAGCTCTGCCTTGAATGCCGACAGCTGCCCTTTTGTTAGCATATCAGCTGCTCCTTTCTTTAGTGCAGTTTTCATTAGCTTGCTGCAATCTTCCCGATTTAATAAAAGGTAATAAGTGTTATCTTTCCCGCAAGTACCATTATTGCAACAGAAGTCATAGTATATATGACAACTTACAATCAGGAGTGATGCCTATGCCTTTATTTGTAAACGGATTTGTTTCACCACAGATTTTTAGCAATAACGATGATATAGCTGAACAGAGCAACCAGGAGGAATTCCGACTCAATTATTTACAAGAAATCCTTAATGAGCAGCAAAAGCTCAATGGTGAATTGACAAGTAGTGTAACAAAATTCGATCGTACCCTGGAGCATAACAGGCAAGAAC is from Mesobacillus boroniphilus and encodes:
- a CDS encoding c-type cytochrome, which codes for MKNSLAIIIGFLIFGSLFVGWKISQDLGAVETATAPQPQTESASKEIEFNPPSMEDVPDGPLGESIKYGHELVMETNTVADEYVGNNLSCASCHANGGTVKDEAPMIGLSAVYPEYRPREGEVYTLEDRINGCMIRSMNGKMFPTDSKEMRAMIAYLQYMSEGVPAGAELSWRAPKEPKQYPVPSVEDGEKLYAQSCASCHAADGSGTGTNTGPAVWGENSFNDGAGMSRLTKMAGYVQKNMPKAQGGTLSDQQAIDLAAYILSHDRPEFKGHEGDWPKGGRPADIMNKEKREQVKNGTIDWEAMLTIKK
- a CDS encoding class I SAM-dependent methyltransferase; amino-acid sequence: MGKWFAVLYDTVMGPLEKRWIARIRKKIVSGLEGNVLEIGAGTGANFPYYANEMVKRVVTLEPNPYMIDQAKRRAKEVELPVEFYQGRAETLPFKDGEFDTVVATLVLCSVSEPQKVFQEMRRVCKKGGKIVLFEHVRTESKSLAAMQDVLTPAWKRLCDGCHLNRDTGRYMKESGIKVVIEKKYLKGIFVEYEGLNPK
- a CDS encoding YihY/virulence factor BrkB family protein, whose translation is MKEKLKYYAKSLLGELKKDRATGLAAQQAYYYMLSLFPLLILLIAIVPYLNIDPQKAINVVNKLLPSQSAELLRDNVVKLVSERNGGLLTFGIIGTIWSASSGMNAFIRAMNIAFDVKETRSFIKARLVSIMLTFGLILAFVVALLLPVFGRVILDTVQSIIQIPEPFDIVFNIVRWVVAIVVMAAVLAGLYRVAPNKHYPFKHVIPGAVFATVVWQLISLGFSFYVSNFGNYSATYGSIGGVIVLMLWLFLTGLALVLGGEINAIYHKDKMGEEPVEEHAASVNS
- a CDS encoding zinc-dependent alcohol dehydrogenase codes for the protein MKAVTYQGSKDVQVKNVEAPKIEHEQDMIIKITSTAICGSDLHLYQGNMPLRPGYIIGHEPMGIVEEAGPGVKNLKKGDRVVIPFNVSCGECFYCQNQMESQCDNTNEYKDTGGYFGYTEQYGNHPGGQAEYLKVPYADFTSFVVPESCELEDESLLFLSDVIPTAWWSVEHAGVKKGDTVIVLGSGPIGLMTQKFAWMKGAKRVIAVDHLDYRLMHAKNTNKVEIFDFTQEDDPGKFLQDLTDGGADVVIDCVGMDGKKSVVEKVEQKLKLQGGTLSALEIAHTAVRKFGTVQITGVYGLRYNMFPLGRFFERNITMKMGQAPVIHYMPQLFEMVTNGEFDPTDIITHKIPLEDAAKGYEMFNDRKNDCIKVVLKP
- a CDS encoding ferritin-like domain-containing protein — encoded protein: MYPYYDHYRQNQKLVNDLIKAINGEYSATQCYAKLAGMAPNTEQREQINEILNDEKKHLRQFSQIYTTLTGKQPRPQMVEECGETYIEGLESSFKDEQKTTDFYHEVADEAADQVIKEIFRRAAYDEQNHAVWFLYYLGKEK
- a CDS encoding energy-coupling factor transporter transmembrane component T, with the translated sequence MPAKIAYSIMAGYQFLPLIKDEFEIIRSAHRIRGAGRTITLLDKLKQIKNYAIPLLASGIMKAERTAVAMESKGFTGDRNREFHKVITVSKKGWILFCLLVSIVLVSAFTSHKLGYPALYMGER
- a CDS encoding TraR/DksA C4-type zinc finger protein, which gives rise to MLTKGQLSAFKAELLKNKKNLESHLDANDHFDLTSGHAHESTGELSSYDNHPGDEGTELYEREKDIALNDHVEYQIQSIDKAIQAIEKGTYGKCEVCEREIPYERLQAVPETTFCIEHTPERTVSHNRPIEEGVLMPPFGKFDLDNKDENVAYDAEDSWQEVSSWGTSETPSDFMTPKDHYNDTYIESEENVGYVEDFENFVGNDITGKEVTVYPNKQHEKYENELDEEGIMTTFGDLPAYEHDPYVDDDK
- a CDS encoding sigma-G-dependent sporulation-specific acid-soluble spore protein CsgA; this encodes MEKTQAYLREIISNYTETYPLSKKIYDRLEQGDYPTEGDFVRDLTAEEIEFLNKILPDAIEYAKNELDETRAQQLNEVYELLY